In a single window of the Streptomyces sp. NBC_00094 genome:
- a CDS encoding RNA polymerase sigma factor encodes MTVESTLETVFRMESARIIATVARIVRDVGIAEEIAQDALVAALEQWPRTGVPERPGAWLTATAKNRAVDLVRRRETYARKLAEVGRTLTEESYDPEPSGPGDIDDDVLRLVFTTCHPVLSAEARTALTSRLVGGLRTDEIARAFLVPEATVAARITRAKRTLAKAGVEFEVPYGEERAARLGSVLEVVYLIFNEGYAATAGDDLLRPGLCEDALRLARGLAVLMPGEGEVHGLAALLELQASRAAARTGPDGQPVLLADQNRRRWNRLLIRRGFAALERAGDGRSYGPYALQAAIAACHARAASYEETDWATIAALYGRLGTLAPSPVVELNRAVAVSMTEGPAAALSIVDALAAEPALARYHLLPSVRGDLLARLGRAAAARAEFERAASLTRNARERALLLGRARETGAQ; translated from the coding sequence GTGACGGTGGAGAGCACGTTGGAGACGGTCTTCCGGATGGAGTCGGCACGGATCATCGCCACCGTGGCGCGGATCGTCCGGGACGTCGGCATCGCCGAGGAGATCGCCCAGGACGCGCTCGTCGCCGCCCTTGAGCAGTGGCCGCGGACAGGGGTCCCGGAGCGGCCGGGAGCCTGGCTGACGGCCACCGCCAAGAACCGTGCCGTCGACCTCGTACGGCGTCGGGAGACGTACGCCCGGAAGCTCGCCGAGGTGGGCCGGACGCTCACGGAGGAGTCGTACGACCCCGAGCCGTCCGGCCCGGGCGACATCGACGACGACGTGCTCCGGCTCGTCTTCACCACCTGTCACCCGGTGCTCTCCGCCGAGGCCCGCACGGCGCTCACCTCGCGGCTCGTCGGCGGGCTCCGCACGGACGAGATCGCCCGGGCCTTCCTCGTACCGGAGGCGACGGTCGCGGCGCGGATCACCCGCGCCAAGCGGACGCTCGCGAAGGCGGGCGTGGAGTTCGAGGTGCCGTACGGGGAGGAGAGGGCCGCCCGGCTGGGCTCCGTCCTGGAAGTCGTCTACCTGATCTTCAACGAGGGGTACGCGGCCACCGCGGGCGACGACCTGCTGCGGCCCGGCCTGTGCGAGGACGCGCTGCGGCTGGCCCGTGGCCTCGCCGTGCTCATGCCCGGGGAGGGCGAAGTCCACGGGCTCGCCGCCCTCCTCGAACTCCAGGCCTCCCGTGCGGCGGCCCGTACCGGCCCCGACGGGCAGCCGGTCCTCCTCGCCGACCAGAACAGAAGGCGCTGGAACCGGCTGCTCATCCGGCGCGGGTTCGCCGCCCTGGAGCGGGCCGGGGACGGGCGCTCCTACGGGCCGTACGCCCTCCAGGCAGCGATCGCCGCCTGCCACGCGCGGGCCGCCTCGTACGAGGAGACGGACTGGGCGACCATCGCGGCGCTGTACGGGCGACTCGGCACCCTCGCCCCGTCCCCGGTGGTCGAGCTGAACCGGGCGGTCGCCGTGTCGATGACCGAGGGCCCCGCCGCGGCCCTTTCGATCGTCGACGCCCTCGCCGCCGAGCCGGCCCTGGCGCGCTACCACCTGCTGCCGAGCGTGCGGGGCGACCTGCTGGCCCGGCTGGGGCGGGCGGCGGCGGCCCGGGCGGAGTTCGAGCGGGCGGCCTCGCTCACCCGCAACGCGCGCGAGCGGGCCCTGCTCCTCGGCCGCGCCCGGGAGACCGGGGCTCAGTAG
- a CDS encoding methyltransferase domain-containing protein yields MGRVTDLASFTALLTPEGQTLLAALRDYDPAQELAVVSRLRRDHPAELVTSAVGQARLRQRAVAKFGAEDAYRMYFTPNGVEQSTRASVGTYRAARLKALGVGSVADLCSGIGGDAIALARAGISVLAVDRDPLTAEVARANAEALGLAALVEVREADVTEIDTSPYDAVFVDPARRGGRGRIFDPEAYSPPLSWAVEAARKAPHAALKVAPGIPHEAVPAEAEAEWISDGGDVKEAVLWFGTEPGARRATLLPSGAGLIGRGLPDPAVRPVGRYLYEPDGAVIRAHLVAEVAEDLSGGLIDETIAYVTADELAPTPYAAAYEITDELPFNLKKLKALLREREVGTLTVKKRGSAVEPEEIRRKVKPKGPNAATVLLTRVAGAPTMLIGRPAGGGR; encoded by the coding sequence ATGGGACGGGTGACCGACCTCGCCTCCTTCACCGCCCTGCTCACCCCCGAGGGCCAGACGCTCCTCGCCGCCCTGCGCGACTACGACCCCGCACAGGAGCTGGCGGTCGTCTCCCGGCTGCGCCGCGACCACCCCGCCGAACTCGTCACCTCGGCGGTCGGCCAGGCCCGGCTGCGCCAGCGCGCGGTGGCGAAGTTCGGCGCCGAGGACGCGTACCGGATGTACTTCACGCCCAACGGCGTCGAGCAGTCGACCCGCGCCTCGGTCGGCACGTACCGGGCCGCCCGGCTCAAGGCGCTCGGCGTCGGCAGCGTCGCGGACCTCTGCTCCGGGATCGGCGGCGACGCGATCGCCCTCGCCCGCGCCGGGATCTCCGTGCTCGCCGTCGACCGCGACCCGCTCACCGCCGAGGTCGCCCGCGCCAACGCCGAGGCGCTCGGCCTCGCCGCGCTCGTCGAGGTCCGCGAGGCCGACGTCACCGAGATCGACACGAGCCCGTACGACGCGGTCTTCGTCGACCCGGCGCGGCGCGGGGGCCGGGGCAGGATCTTCGACCCCGAGGCGTACTCCCCGCCGCTCTCCTGGGCCGTCGAGGCGGCCCGCAAGGCCCCGCACGCCGCCCTGAAGGTCGCGCCCGGCATCCCGCACGAGGCCGTCCCCGCAGAGGCCGAGGCCGAGTGGATCTCGGACGGCGGGGACGTGAAGGAGGCCGTGCTCTGGTTCGGTACGGAGCCGGGCGCCCGCCGCGCCACGCTGCTGCCCTCGGGCGCCGGGCTCATCGGCCGGGGGCTGCCCGACCCGGCGGTCCGGCCGGTCGGCCGCTACCTCTACGAGCCGGACGGCGCCGTCATCCGCGCGCACCTCGTCGCCGAGGTCGCGGAGGACCTGTCCGGCGGGCTGATCGACGAGACCATCGCCTACGTCACGGCCGACGAGCTCGCCCCCACCCCGTACGCCGCCGCCTACGAGATCACCGACGAACTGCCCTTCAATCTCAAGAAGTTGAAGGCCCTGCTGCGGGAGCGTGAGGTCGGCACCCTCACCGTGAAGAAGCGCGGCTCGGCGGTCGAACCCGAGGAGATCCGGCGCAAGGTGAAGCCGAAGGGCCCCAACGCGGCGACGGTACTGCTCACCCGGGTCGCGGGGGCCCCGACGATGCTGATCGGCCGCCCGGCGGGCGGGGGCCGGTGA
- a CDS encoding polysaccharide deacetylase family protein: MVISAHPLRRTLGAALVVAALASAATACGGSGSEPGPAAPGRGAPAPAAGQQGRGPGSAGALDAYVEKVRGQRAARALAAKKWGLTRPPLDAPAPPKTKPRITTRKGFETDGEGLPPVFTTVPTKEKIVFLTIDDGAEKDPQLLRMMKELRIPYSAFLSDYVVKDDYAYFARMQKSQESGVALHNHTLNHRYLPGLSYSKQKREICGMQDVIEKRFGKRPPLFRPPYGNYNEDTLRAAKSCGVKAVPLWAAEAFPDHMEWREWDRDLHPGDIVLTHFRGKGDWKGTMPDMIRRVMNVITAKGYAVAKLEDYV; this comes from the coding sequence ATGGTGATCAGCGCGCACCCTCTCCGGCGGACCCTCGGGGCCGCTCTCGTCGTCGCAGCCCTCGCGTCCGCCGCCACGGCCTGTGGCGGGTCCGGCTCCGAGCCCGGCCCCGCCGCACCGGGGCGCGGCGCGCCCGCCCCCGCAGCCGGCCAGCAAGGCCGGGGGCCGGGCTCGGCCGGTGCGCTCGACGCGTACGTCGAGAAGGTCCGCGGGCAGCGGGCCGCCCGCGCGCTGGCCGCCAAGAAGTGGGGCCTCACCCGGCCTCCGCTCGACGCCCCGGCCCCGCCGAAGACCAAGCCGAGGATCACCACCCGCAAGGGCTTCGAGACGGACGGCGAAGGCCTGCCGCCCGTCTTCACCACCGTGCCGACCAAGGAGAAGATCGTCTTCCTGACGATCGACGACGGCGCCGAGAAGGACCCCCAGCTGCTGCGGATGATGAAGGAGCTGCGCATCCCCTACAGCGCCTTCCTCAGCGACTACGTCGTCAAGGACGACTACGCCTACTTCGCGAGGATGCAGAAGTCGCAGGAGTCCGGGGTCGCCCTGCACAACCACACGCTCAACCACCGCTACCTGCCGGGGCTCTCGTACAGCAAGCAGAAGCGCGAGATCTGCGGGATGCAGGACGTCATCGAGAAGCGGTTCGGCAAGCGGCCCCCGCTCTTCCGCCCGCCGTACGGCAACTACAACGAGGACACGCTGCGCGCGGCGAAGTCCTGCGGGGTCAAGGCGGTTCCGCTCTGGGCCGCGGAGGCCTTCCCCGACCACATGGAGTGGCGCGAGTGGGACCGGGACCTGCACCCCGGCGACATCGTGCTCACCCACTTCCGGGGCAAGGGCGACTGGAAGGGCACCATGCCCGACATGATCCGCCGGGTGATGAACGTGATCACGGCCAAGGGGTACGCGGTCGCCAAGCTCGAGGACTACGTGTGA
- a CDS encoding DUF6234 family protein, translating to MANAVADPEVPYEGAAMPTSPPPVRPWADFLSGLLLLVLETVLAAIAAFTLGMRRWAESYDPQPSAPPPMDWVPVLVFGGITGGVLLLAWVSVRSRWPWTAGGQFLAAALLGIATLTFGTQEWARSHPAPPGPTVSPTPGEARCVCRSGGGPCECPGG from the coding sequence ATGGCGAACGCCGTGGCGGACCCCGAGGTTCCGTACGAGGGTGCGGCCATGCCGACCTCCCCGCCCCCGGTACGCCCCTGGGCCGACTTCCTGTCCGGACTTCTGCTCCTCGTCCTGGAGACCGTGCTCGCCGCGATCGCCGCTTTCACTCTGGGGATGCGGAGATGGGCCGAGTCCTACGATCCGCAGCCCTCGGCACCGCCCCCCATGGACTGGGTGCCGGTGCTGGTCTTCGGCGGGATCACGGGGGGCGTGCTGCTGCTCGCGTGGGTGTCGGTGCGCAGCCGTTGGCCCTGGACGGCCGGAGGCCAGTTCCTCGCGGCGGCGCTGCTGGGCATCGCCACGCTGACCTTCGGGACACAGGAGTGGGCGCGCTCGCACCCCGCGCCCCCGGGACCGACGGTCTCGCCGACGCCCGGCGAGGCGCGGTGCGTGTGCCGCAGCGGCGGCGGCCCCTGCGAGTGCCCGGGCGGCTGA
- the groES gene encoding co-chaperone GroES gives MTTTSSKVAIKPLEDRIVVQPLDAEQTTASGLVIPDTAKEKPQEGAVLAVGPGRFENGERLPLDVQVGDIVLYSKYGGTEVKYNGEEFLVLSARDVLAIIEK, from the coding sequence GTGACGACCACCAGCTCCAAGGTTGCCATCAAGCCGCTCGAGGACCGCATTGTGGTCCAGCCGCTCGACGCCGAGCAGACCACCGCCTCTGGCCTGGTCATCCCGGACACCGCGAAGGAGAAGCCCCAGGAGGGTGCTGTCCTCGCCGTGGGCCCGGGCCGCTTCGAGAACGGCGAGCGTCTTCCGCTCGACGTTCAGGTCGGCGACATCGTGCTCTACAGCAAGTACGGCGGCACCGAGGTGAAGTACAACGGCGAGGAGTTCCTCGTCCTCTCGGCTCGCGACGTGCTCGCGATCATCGAGAAGTAA
- the groL gene encoding chaperonin GroEL (60 kDa chaperone family; promotes refolding of misfolded polypeptides especially under stressful conditions; forms two stacked rings of heptamers to form a barrel-shaped 14mer; ends can be capped by GroES; misfolded proteins enter the barrel where they are refolded when GroES binds): protein MAKILKFDEDARRALERGVNKLADTVKVTIGPKGRNVVIDKKFGAPTITNDGVTIAREVEIDDPFENLGAQLVKEVATKTNDIAGDGTTTATVLAQALVREGLRNVAAGASPAALKKGIDAAVKAVSEELLATARPIEDKSDIAAVAALSAQDQQVGELIAEAMDKVGKDGVITVEESNTFGLELDFTEGMAFDKGYLSPYMVTDQERMEAVLDDPYILINQGKISSIQDLLPILEKVIQAGASKPLLIIAEDVEGEALSTLVVNKIRGTFNAVAVKAPGFGDRRKAMLGDMATLTGATVIAEEVGLKLDQAGLEVLGTARRVTIAKDATTIVDGGGNAEDIAGRVSQIKAEIESTDSDWDREKLQERLAKLAGGVCVIKVGAATEVELKEKKHRLEDAISATRAAVEEGIVSGGGSALVHAVKVLEGNLDKTGDEATGVAVVRRAAVEPLRWIAENAGLEGYVITSKVAELDKGQGFNAATGEYGDLVKAGVIDPVKVTRSALENAASIASLLLTTETLVVEKKEEEPADAGHGHGHSH from the coding sequence ATGGCGAAGATCCTGAAGTTCGACGAGGACGCCCGTCGCGCCCTTGAGCGCGGCGTCAACAAGCTTGCCGACACGGTGAAGGTGACGATCGGCCCCAAGGGCCGCAACGTCGTCATCGACAAGAAGTTCGGTGCCCCCACCATCACCAACGACGGTGTCACGATCGCCCGTGAGGTCGAGATCGACGACCCGTTCGAGAACCTCGGCGCCCAGCTGGTGAAGGAGGTGGCGACCAAGACCAACGACATCGCGGGTGACGGCACCACCACCGCCACCGTGCTCGCCCAGGCCCTGGTCCGCGAGGGTCTGCGCAACGTCGCCGCCGGCGCCTCCCCGGCCGCCCTGAAGAAGGGCATCGACGCCGCCGTCAAGGCCGTCTCCGAGGAGCTCCTCGCCACCGCGCGCCCGATCGAGGACAAGTCCGACATCGCCGCCGTCGCCGCGCTCTCCGCGCAGGACCAGCAGGTCGGCGAGCTCATCGCCGAGGCGATGGACAAGGTCGGCAAGGACGGTGTCATCACCGTCGAGGAGTCCAACACCTTCGGTCTGGAGCTCGACTTCACCGAGGGCATGGCCTTCGACAAGGGCTACCTGTCCCCGTACATGGTCACCGACCAGGAGCGTATGGAGGCCGTCCTCGACGACCCGTACATCCTGATCAACCAGGGCAAGATCTCCTCGATCCAGGACCTGCTGCCCATCCTGGAGAAGGTCATCCAGGCCGGCGCCAGCAAGCCGCTGCTGATCATCGCCGAGGACGTCGAGGGCGAGGCCCTGTCGACCCTGGTCGTGAACAAGATCCGTGGCACCTTCAACGCCGTGGCCGTCAAGGCCCCGGGCTTCGGCGACCGCCGCAAGGCGATGCTCGGCGACATGGCCACCCTCACCGGTGCCACCGTCATCGCCGAGGAGGTCGGCCTCAAGCTCGACCAGGCCGGCCTTGAGGTGCTGGGCACCGCCCGCCGCGTGACCATCGCCAAGGACGCCACCACCATCGTCGACGGTGGCGGCAACGCCGAGGACATCGCCGGTCGCGTCAGCCAGATCAAGGCCGAGATCGAGTCCACGGACTCCGACTGGGACCGCGAGAAGCTCCAGGAGCGCCTCGCGAAGCTGGCCGGCGGCGTGTGCGTGATCAAGGTCGGCGCCGCCACCGAGGTGGAGCTCAAGGAGAAGAAGCACCGTCTGGAGGACGCCATCTCCGCGACCCGCGCCGCGGTCGAGGAGGGCATCGTCTCCGGTGGTGGCTCCGCTCTGGTCCACGCCGTCAAGGTCCTCGAGGGCAACCTCGACAAGACCGGCGACGAGGCCACGGGTGTCGCGGTCGTCCGCCGCGCCGCCGTCGAGCCGCTGCGCTGGATCGCCGAGAACGCCGGCCTCGAGGGCTACGTCATCACCTCGAAGGTGGCGGAGCTCGACAAGGGCCAGGGCTTCAACGCCGCGACCGGCGAGTACGGCGACCTGGTCAAGGCCGGCGTCATCGACCCGGTGAAGGTGACGCGCTCCGCCCTGGAGAACGCCGCCTCGATCGCCTCCCTCCTCCTCACCACCGAGACCCTCGTGGTGGAGAAGAAGGAAGAGGAGCCGGCGGACGCGGGCCACGGTCACGGCCACTCCCACTGA